One Thermococcus kodakarensis KOD1 genomic window carries:
- a CDS encoding acetate--CoA ligase family protein has protein sequence MTFDYFFKPRGIAVIGASNDPLKLGYEVFKNLKKYKAGKVYPVNVKDEVVQGVKAYKNIKDIPGEVDLAIIVVPKRFVKGAIIDAGEKGVKGAVIITAGFGETGEEGKREERELVEIAHKYGMRIIGPNCVGVMNTQDDMNATFIMDAKKGSIAFISQSGALGAGIVYKTVKEGIGFSKFVSIGNMADVDFSELMEYLADTKEDKAIALYIEGLKDGRKFIDVAKRVTKKKPVIALKAGRSESGARAASSHTGSLAGSWKIYEAAFKQSGVLVADTIDDMLSMARAFTQPLPKGKRVAIMTNAGGPGVLTADAIDRKGLKLANLEEKTIEELRSFLPPMAAVKNPVDMIASARGEDYYRTAKLLLRDPNVDMLIAICVVPTFAGMTPTEHAEGVIKAVKEVNNGKPVLGLFMAGYVSEKAKELLEANGIPSYERPEDVAAGAYALVQQAKNVGLLREE, from the coding sequence ATGACGTTCGACTACTTCTTCAAGCCGAGGGGGATAGCGGTCATCGGGGCATCAAACGACCCGCTCAAGCTGGGCTACGAGGTCTTCAAGAACCTCAAGAAGTACAAAGCCGGGAAGGTCTATCCAGTGAACGTCAAGGACGAGGTTGTTCAGGGAGTTAAGGCCTACAAGAACATCAAGGACATCCCGGGAGAAGTTGACTTAGCTATCATCGTAGTGCCCAAGAGGTTCGTTAAGGGGGCGATAATAGACGCCGGTGAGAAGGGCGTCAAGGGCGCCGTCATCATAACTGCTGGCTTCGGTGAGACCGGCGAGGAAGGCAAGAGGGAAGAGCGGGAGCTCGTGGAGATTGCCCACAAGTACGGCATGAGGATCATCGGGCCGAACTGCGTCGGCGTTATGAACACCCAGGACGACATGAACGCCACCTTCATCATGGACGCCAAGAAGGGAAGCATAGCCTTCATCAGCCAGAGCGGTGCTCTTGGGGCTGGAATAGTCTACAAGACCGTCAAGGAAGGAATCGGCTTTTCCAAGTTCGTCAGCATAGGCAACATGGCCGACGTTGACTTCTCCGAGCTCATGGAGTACCTCGCCGACACGAAAGAGGACAAGGCGATAGCCCTCTACATCGAGGGCCTCAAGGACGGCAGGAAGTTCATTGACGTTGCAAAGAGGGTCACGAAGAAGAAGCCGGTAATAGCGCTCAAGGCAGGCAGGAGTGAGAGCGGTGCGAGGGCGGCATCATCTCACACGGGTTCGCTCGCCGGAAGCTGGAAGATTTACGAAGCAGCTTTCAAGCAGAGCGGGGTTCTGGTTGCCGACACAATCGACGACATGCTCAGCATGGCGAGGGCATTTACCCAGCCGCTCCCGAAGGGCAAACGCGTAGCTATAATGACCAACGCCGGCGGCCCGGGAGTTCTCACCGCCGATGCCATAGACAGAAAGGGCCTCAAGCTGGCCAACCTTGAGGAGAAAACTATCGAGGAGCTCCGCTCCTTCCTTCCGCCGATGGCGGCCGTGAAGAACCCGGTGGACATGATAGCCTCTGCCCGCGGAGAGGACTACTACAGGACTGCTAAGCTCCTCCTCCGGGACCCGAACGTGGACATGCTTATAGCCATCTGCGTCGTCCCGACCTTTGCGGGAATGACGCCGACTGAGCACGCCGAGGGCGTCATCAAAGCCGTAAAAGAAGTCAACAACGGAAAGCCCGTCCTTGGACTCTTCATGGCAGGTTACGTCAGCGAGAAGGCGAAGGAACTTCTTGAGGCCAACGGAATCCCGAGCTACGAGAGGCCGGAGGACGTTGCCGCCGGAGCCTACGCCCTCGTCCAGCAGGCGAAGAACGTTGGCTTGCTGAGGGAGGAGTGA
- a CDS encoding ATP-binding protein: protein MIRKFVDRERELGILEKEWRNTPSFVVIYGRRRVGKTRLLVEFSRGKRAIFHTFMEGTKESQIKSLTEELADFFDDEVFLSFSDWYPLFKYLSGKIDNKTLLVFDEFTYAIKSDKGILSALQRVWDHELSSKPVMLVLSGSLMGMMEDEVLSHSSPLYGRRTAGFRLRPLGLFPSLGFFEDFEEGLKFYMLLGGVPAYLIIASRYKTVGDFVEGEFLTPEGYFYDEPYIVLSELRELKTYFSILSAMASGRRKPSEIASGAGLDGRKIYPYLETLMRLGFVERELPVARKEKRGLYRISDPMLMSWFSLVYSNRTGIELGTITLNDVGETLQRIFSFRFEDVSKEFLIELNKEGKLPFRFTKIGRWWHKNKEIDLVALNEHEKKALFVEVKWKELSEREARGILKDLERKAGLVELRGWEKRYGLVAKKIKGKEELRGKSFLAWDLEDFEDI, encoded by the coding sequence ATGATTAGGAAATTTGTTGACAGGGAAAGGGAGCTGGGGATCCTCGAAAAGGAATGGAGGAACACTCCGTCCTTTGTCGTCATCTACGGAAGGAGAAGGGTAGGAAAAACCAGGCTCCTCGTGGAGTTTTCCAGGGGAAAGAGGGCCATCTTCCACACATTCATGGAGGGGACGAAAGAGAGCCAAATTAAAAGCCTCACAGAAGAACTTGCAGATTTCTTCGACGATGAGGTCTTCCTGAGCTTCTCCGACTGGTACCCCCTCTTCAAGTACCTTTCGGGAAAAATTGACAATAAAACGCTTCTGGTCTTCGACGAGTTCACCTACGCAATCAAAAGCGATAAAGGCATCTTGAGCGCCCTTCAGAGGGTCTGGGACCACGAGCTGAGCAGCAAACCAGTGATGCTCGTCCTCTCGGGTTCCCTGATGGGAATGATGGAGGATGAGGTTCTGAGCCACTCATCCCCGCTCTACGGCAGGAGAACAGCTGGCTTCAGGCTCCGCCCACTTGGGCTCTTCCCGTCACTCGGGTTCTTTGAGGACTTTGAGGAGGGTCTGAAGTTCTACATGCTCCTCGGGGGAGTTCCAGCTTATCTCATCATCGCTTCCCGTTACAAGACAGTTGGGGACTTCGTTGAGGGGGAGTTCCTCACTCCAGAGGGATACTTCTACGATGAGCCATACATAGTCCTCTCCGAACTCAGGGAGCTGAAGACCTACTTTTCAATCCTCTCGGCGATGGCCTCCGGGAGAAGAAAGCCCTCTGAAATAGCGAGCGGAGCCGGCTTGGATGGGAGGAAAATTTATCCCTACCTTGAGACCCTGATGAGGCTCGGTTTCGTGGAAAGGGAGCTTCCCGTTGCGAGAAAGGAAAAACGAGGCCTCTATAGAATCTCCGATCCAATGCTTATGAGCTGGTTCTCGCTCGTTTATTCAAACAGGACCGGGATAGAGCTTGGAACCATAACCCTCAACGATGTTGGGGAAACCCTCCAGAGGATTTTCTCCTTCCGCTTTGAGGACGTTTCAAAGGAGTTTCTCATCGAGCTGAACAAAGAAGGAAAGCTCCCCTTTAGGTTCACTAAAATCGGCCGCTGGTGGCATAAAAACAAGGAAATTGATCTCGTTGCCTTGAACGAGCACGAGAAGAAAGCCCTTTTCGTCGAGGTTAAGTGGAAGGAGTTAAGCGAGAGGGAAGCGAGGGGAATTTTAAAGGACTTGGAGAGGAAGGCGGGACTCGTTGAACTGAGAGGGTGGGAGAAGCGTTACGGGCTTGTGGCGAAAAAGATCAAGGGAAAAGAGGAGCTAAGAGGAAAGAGCTTCCTGGCCTGGGATCTAGAGGATTTTGAAGACATTTAG
- a CDS encoding metal-dependent hydrolase — protein MVKVKFLGHAAFLIEGSKKILIDPFLSGNPKAAVKPEEVEADLILVTHAHGDHIGDAIEIARRSGAKIVAMYDIANYISQKASDVETIGMNYGPTTIDGVFIVQVPAWHSSSDGVHNIGNPCGYIVKLDGVTIYHAGDTFVFGDMALFNELYGPIDVALLPIGGHFTMGPREAAKAVELLKPRKVVPMHYNTWPPIAQDPEEFKRLVGDKAEVVILQPGEELEL, from the coding sequence ATGGTGAAGGTGAAGTTCCTGGGCCACGCGGCTTTTCTGATCGAGGGAAGCAAGAAGATACTCATAGACCCGTTCCTCAGCGGCAACCCGAAGGCCGCCGTCAAGCCTGAGGAGGTTGAGGCAGACCTCATACTCGTTACCCACGCCCACGGCGACCACATTGGAGATGCTATAGAGATAGCGAGGAGAAGCGGAGCAAAAATAGTTGCCATGTATGACATAGCCAACTACATCTCCCAGAAGGCGAGCGATGTAGAGACCATTGGCATGAACTACGGGCCAACCACTATTGATGGGGTCTTCATCGTCCAGGTTCCAGCCTGGCACTCAAGCAGTGATGGAGTGCACAACATAGGCAATCCCTGCGGCTACATAGTTAAGCTCGACGGAGTGACCATCTACCACGCGGGGGATACATTCGTCTTCGGAGACATGGCACTCTTCAACGAGCTCTACGGCCCGATTGACGTTGCCCTCCTCCCGATAGGCGGGCACTTCACGATGGGACCGAGGGAAGCCGCCAAAGCCGTCGAGCTCCTCAAGCCGAGGAAAGTCGTTCCGATGCACTACAACACCTGGCCGCCGATCGCCCAGGACCCCGAGGAGTTCAAGAGGCTCGTCGGTGACAAGGCGGAGGTTGTTATCCTCCAGCCTGGAGAGGAGCTTGAGCTTTGA
- a CDS encoding cell wall-binding repeat-containing protein, giving the protein MGRKIPAVAVIALFLFPLLLPTASGQNQDYEYDLIIVRNDDLIDYIVALPYSKHLDVPILPVNPQELDPATLAQLQSYEQFGWYHVLVIGDYQAISQRVQEQLMSLGFQVTRIGGETRVDTAAKLAEEFYPSGIDAVVLASASDYGSALAAARWAMAYDRPFLLTNPSNISQSVKDTLARLKPETVILIGAGLSKNIEKELQDMGYNTYWLQENITISVPTSTVPEGINWGYVVGAVVLTLAVAIPASLYYAKKKWAANRVPIEVLTEKERAVVKAILENGGTIKQEELPELTGYSRPTISRIIQELEKKQLVEREKTGKTFIVKLTKEIIMRD; this is encoded by the coding sequence ATGGGCAGAAAAATCCCAGCGGTGGCAGTAATAGCGCTGTTCCTATTTCCATTGTTGCTCCCCACTGCGAGCGGGCAGAATCAAGACTACGAATATGACCTCATAATAGTCCGTAACGACGACCTCATTGACTACATAGTGGCGCTTCCCTATTCAAAGCATCTGGATGTTCCCATTCTCCCCGTAAACCCGCAGGAGCTTGACCCCGCTACCCTGGCCCAGCTTCAAAGCTATGAGCAGTTCGGCTGGTACCACGTCCTAGTTATAGGTGACTATCAGGCGATAAGTCAGAGAGTCCAGGAGCAGCTTATGAGTCTTGGCTTTCAGGTCACCAGGATAGGTGGTGAGACCAGGGTTGATACCGCCGCTAAGCTGGCCGAGGAGTTCTACCCCTCTGGAATCGACGCCGTCGTCCTGGCCAGTGCGAGTGACTACGGTTCTGCTCTCGCCGCCGCCAGATGGGCAATGGCCTACGACAGGCCGTTTCTCCTCACCAACCCTTCGAATATATCCCAATCCGTTAAGGACACCCTCGCCAGATTGAAACCAGAAACGGTGATTCTCATTGGAGCGGGTCTCTCCAAAAATATTGAGAAAGAACTACAAGACATGGGATACAACACCTATTGGCTCCAGGAGAACATAACTATATCCGTACCGACTTCCACTGTTCCTGAGGGAATAAACTGGGGCTACGTAGTGGGGGCTGTTGTACTTACACTAGCCGTTGCAATTCCTGCTTCGCTATACTATGCCAAGAAGAAGTGGGCCGCCAACAGGGTCCCAATTGAGGTTTTAACCGAGAAGGAGCGTGCGGTCGTTAAGGCGATCCTCGAAAATGGGGGAACCATAAAGCAGGAGGAGCTTCCAGAGCTTACGGGCTATTCGCGCCCAACCATAAGCAGGATAATCCAGGAGCTCGAGAAGAAACAGCTCGTCGAGCGCGAGAAAACAGGGAAGACTTTCATTGTGAAGCTGACGAAGGAAATCATCATGCGTGACTGA
- a CDS encoding C2H2-type zinc finger protein, which translates to MAVLKAIKIEDRDGEILFRCPRCGMVFRSAKAYTRHVNKAHGHLFRK; encoded by the coding sequence ATGGCGGTGCTGAAGGCCATCAAGATCGAGGACAGGGACGGAGAGATACTCTTCCGCTGCCCGAGGTGTGGGATGGTCTTCCGCAGTGCCAAGGCATACACGAGGCACGTGAACAAGGCTCACGGCCATCTCTTCCGCAAGTGA
- a CDS encoding lysylphosphatidylglycerol synthase domain-containing protein, which translates to MGNKRKALTIVLTIGITSYLIYRVHSEASSVELSPGLLLSPYFLLACITGLAGYLLYTTLWYVYLKKRGISFRRTLLATLSGTYLGFSLNSAVGFLVKVRLLGTDYWYTFGIGLLAMATEYISGLIMVAVMARNPIAGILAVILGVTMIFDRVAYYAVYPLFWVMKSVERLDKMYKGWREAKGGSSVLLAILVGVSMVFSNATTLFLVGKSVGVQISYGEAFKGVLYSTFLGGVLGTPGGIGANELGVTIAIGNGAAQIVTAFLYKTLTTYLYALVGAIAFYRVVAAGRPEDY; encoded by the coding sequence TTGGGCAACAAGAGAAAAGCTCTAACAATAGTACTGACGATAGGCATAACCTCCTACCTGATATACCGCGTTCACTCGGAGGCTTCGTCGGTTGAGCTCAGTCCGGGGCTGTTGCTCTCTCCATATTTTCTTCTCGCCTGCATCACAGGTTTAGCGGGCTATCTCCTCTACACTACGCTCTGGTACGTCTACCTGAAGAAGAGGGGCATCAGTTTCAGGAGAACGCTACTCGCGACGCTTTCAGGGACGTATCTCGGGTTTTCCCTCAACTCTGCGGTCGGGTTCTTGGTTAAGGTTCGCCTTCTTGGGACTGACTATTGGTACACCTTCGGCATTGGGCTCCTGGCAATGGCCACGGAGTATATTTCGGGCCTTATAATGGTCGCAGTTATGGCGAGAAACCCAATAGCCGGCATCCTGGCGGTTATACTGGGCGTCACTATGATCTTTGACAGGGTCGCATACTACGCTGTTTATCCTCTCTTCTGGGTAATGAAATCCGTTGAAAGGCTCGACAAAATGTACAAAGGATGGAGGGAAGCCAAAGGGGGAAGTTCTGTACTTCTAGCTATTCTGGTGGGGGTCTCTATGGTATTCTCAAACGCAACCACACTTTTTCTCGTGGGCAAATCGGTCGGAGTTCAAATCTCCTATGGGGAAGCATTCAAAGGTGTCCTTTATTCCACGTTTTTGGGAGGAGTCCTAGGGACTCCTGGTGGAATTGGAGCAAATGAACTGGGTGTTACCATTGCCATAGGCAACGGAGCGGCCCAGATCGTTACTGCATTCCTCTACAAGACCCTCACAACTTACCTCTATGCCCTCGTCGGAGCAATTGCATTCTACAGGGTTGTCGCCGCTGGAAGACCAGAAGACTATTAA
- the speE gene encoding polyamine aminopropyltransferase, which yields MGYNEQERAFIEWYPRGYGVGFKVKRRLFETQTEYQRLEIYETEGFGKLLVLDGTVQLVEVGEESYHEVLVHPVMLAHPNPRKVLVIGGGDGGTLREVLRHDTVEKAIMVEIDEGVVEASYLYLDVAKDLLDRLIKKEEPRAELIIGDGVKYLRETDERFDVIIVDSTDPVGPAKLLFSEEFYRDAYEKLNEKGLYVTQAGSVYLFTNELLDAYKAMKKVFDRVYYFSFPVIGYASPWSFLVGVKGDVDFTRIDLERAKKLDLYYYDPERHETLFQMPRYVRKLLEGQ from the coding sequence ATGGGATACAACGAGCAGGAGAGGGCTTTCATCGAATGGTACCCTCGCGGCTACGGAGTCGGGTTTAAGGTGAAGAGGAGACTGTTTGAGACCCAGACGGAATACCAGCGTCTTGAGATATACGAGACGGAGGGCTTTGGGAAGCTCCTTGTCCTGGATGGAACCGTCCAACTTGTGGAGGTTGGTGAGGAGAGCTATCACGAAGTCCTGGTACACCCTGTAATGCTTGCACACCCGAACCCGAGGAAGGTTCTCGTCATCGGCGGTGGAGACGGTGGAACGCTCCGCGAGGTTCTTAGGCATGACACCGTTGAGAAGGCCATAATGGTGGAGATAGACGAGGGTGTTGTGGAAGCGTCTTACCTCTACCTTGACGTCGCCAAAGACCTTTTGGACAGGCTCATAAAGAAGGAAGAGCCACGGGCCGAGCTGATAATCGGCGACGGCGTCAAGTACCTCAGGGAAACTGATGAACGCTTCGACGTTATAATCGTGGACTCAACCGATCCAGTCGGCCCCGCGAAGCTTCTCTTCAGCGAAGAGTTTTACAGGGACGCCTACGAGAAGCTGAACGAGAAGGGTCTTTACGTTACCCAGGCCGGCAGCGTTTACTTGTTCACGAACGAGCTCCTCGACGCGTATAAGGCCATGAAGAAAGTCTTTGACAGGGTGTACTACTTCAGCTTCCCGGTAATAGGCTACGCCTCGCCCTGGAGCTTCCTCGTTGGGGTCAAGGGAGACGTTGACTTCACCAGGATAGACCTTGAGAGGGCAAAGAAGCTCGACCTCTACTACTACGATCCCGAGAGGCACGAAACCCTCTTCCAGATGCCGCGCTACGTCAGAAAGCTCCTAGAGGGGCAGTAA
- a CDS encoding pyruvoyl-dependent arginine decarboxylase translates to MSWTTPKRAFIGAATAEGGTKLNAFDNALLKLGIGNVNLVKLSSVIPAHIEWMEKVHDVPIGMLLPTVYAHIESDEPGMTISAALGVGISKNNEGGLIYEYSGYCTKEEAEEMVRKMVEEGFRQRGWELGEFKVASAEITVKDKPAAAIAVVVMFPY, encoded by the coding sequence ATGAGCTGGACAACCCCAAAGAGAGCTTTTATAGGTGCCGCAACCGCTGAGGGAGGGACTAAGCTGAACGCCTTTGACAACGCACTCCTCAAGCTGGGCATAGGAAACGTTAACCTGGTCAAGCTAAGCAGCGTTATTCCCGCACATATCGAGTGGATGGAGAAGGTACACGACGTTCCGATAGGAATGCTCCTGCCGACAGTTTACGCCCACATCGAGAGCGACGAGCCGGGGATGACGATAAGCGCCGCACTGGGCGTCGGGATAAGCAAGAACAACGAAGGCGGTCTGATCTACGAGTATTCGGGCTACTGCACCAAGGAAGAAGCCGAGGAAATGGTCAGGAAGATGGTCGAAGAAGGCTTCAGGCAGAGGGGCTGGGAGCTCGGTGAGTTCAAGGTTGCAAGCGCCGAGATAACCGTCAAGGACAAGCCAGCCGCCGCAATAGCGGTCGTCGTCATGTTCCCCTACTGA
- the gcvH gene encoding glycine cleavage system protein GcvH yields MIEVGEYKVKEGLYYTKDHEWAQVLDDGTVLVGISDYAQKELGDLAYVELPEVGKEVSKGDVLCEIESVKAVSEVYAPVSGEVIEVNEALEDSPELLNEDPYENWIAKLKPTNLEEELKELMDAQAYAEYLRSL; encoded by the coding sequence ATGATCGAAGTCGGGGAATACAAGGTCAAGGAAGGCCTCTACTACACGAAAGACCACGAGTGGGCTCAAGTTCTTGATGACGGCACGGTTCTCGTTGGCATAAGCGATTACGCCCAGAAGGAGCTGGGAGACCTCGCCTACGTCGAGCTTCCGGAAGTCGGCAAGGAAGTCAGCAAGGGCGACGTTCTCTGTGAGATTGAGAGCGTCAAGGCAGTCAGCGAGGTCTACGCCCCAGTCAGCGGCGAGGTCATCGAGGTCAACGAGGCCCTCGAGGACAGCCCCGAGCTCCTCAACGAGGATCCCTACGAGAACTGGATCGCCAAGCTCAAGCCGACCAACCTTGAGGAAGAGCTCAAGGAGCTTATGGACGCCCAAGCCTACGCCGAATACCTGAGGAGCCTTTGA
- a CDS encoding PspC domain-containing protein, producing the protein MEKRLVRSKKNRIFLGVLGGIAEYLEVDPTIVRLIFVVLFAVNPGVMTLAYLLAALVMPEESSEEESSDLGKKLEDVIKEAGESLGAVVHEDSTSRIVALVLILLGAILLVDSAFRVLPVVGFKTLLAVVLLVIGVVLLKEGE; encoded by the coding sequence ATGGAAAAGAGACTCGTGAGATCAAAAAAGAATAGGATTTTCCTTGGAGTTCTTGGGGGAATAGCCGAGTACCTGGAAGTGGATCCGACTATTGTCAGGCTTATCTTCGTCGTTCTCTTCGCGGTTAATCCAGGCGTTATGACGCTGGCCTACCTGCTTGCTGCTCTGGTGATGCCCGAAGAGAGCTCTGAGGAAGAGAGCTCTGACCTCGGCAAGAAACTCGAAGACGTCATAAAGGAAGCTGGGGAGAGCCTGGGTGCCGTGGTTCACGAGGACAGCACATCCAGAATCGTCGCCCTTGTCCTGATACTTCTTGGAGCCATCCTTCTGGTGGATTCCGCCTTTAGAGTGCTCCCTGTGGTGGGCTTCAAGACGCTCCTTGCAGTTGTCCTGCTGGTAATCGGCGTAGTGCTCCTTAAGGAGGGTGAGTGA
- a CDS encoding triphosphoribosyl-dephospho-CoA synthase: MERWNIVRAFLLGPLLEAALPKPGNVNRYRDFSDLTLYNFIFANTAVVSVYHEAVRTAELVRRGELFPSEAGIGSLIKRAVIASKEVQDANPNFGVLVLGIPLAMGSSLSKNPLEAGEKARELIRASTVRDTMELYRAIRTANPKGIPGGVKYDVYSDDSFEELFRDGINLWKLAEISCERELVFCEWLTGYELTYSTAERLFQLIKEYPLEDAAVRAFLELLASREDTLIVRKAGKEEAELVLEKAREVLEGRLSVDEFDAFLREKGDLRNPGSLADIMAASLSVLALAGLKIKVVDGKAWGIMGQP, from the coding sequence ATGGAGCGGTGGAATATTGTGAGAGCGTTTCTGCTTGGCCCCCTGCTGGAGGCGGCACTTCCAAAGCCCGGCAACGTGAACCGCTACCGCGACTTCAGCGACCTCACCCTCTACAACTTCATATTCGCCAACACGGCTGTTGTGAGTGTTTACCATGAGGCCGTGAGGACTGCGGAGCTGGTCAGGAGGGGCGAGCTCTTCCCGTCTGAGGCTGGTATTGGGAGTCTGATAAAACGGGCGGTGATAGCGTCGAAGGAAGTCCAGGACGCCAACCCTAACTTTGGAGTTCTCGTACTGGGGATACCTCTGGCCATGGGTTCTTCCCTCTCGAAGAACCCCCTGGAGGCTGGAGAAAAGGCCCGCGAGCTCATCCGGGCCTCGACGGTTAGAGACACAATGGAGCTTTACCGGGCAATCAGGACGGCCAACCCGAAAGGAATACCCGGCGGTGTCAAGTACGACGTATATTCCGACGACTCATTTGAGGAGCTCTTCAGGGACGGGATAAACCTGTGGAAGCTCGCTGAGATAAGCTGTGAGAGGGAGCTTGTCTTCTGTGAGTGGCTCACCGGCTACGAGCTCACGTACTCGACCGCTGAGAGGTTATTCCAGCTCATAAAAGAGTACCCTCTGGAAGATGCTGCCGTCAGGGCTTTCCTCGAACTTCTGGCAAGCAGGGAGGACACACTCATAGTCAGGAAAGCCGGAAAGGAAGAAGCAGAGCTCGTTTTGGAAAAAGCCCGTGAAGTTCTCGAGGGAAGGCTCAGCGTTGATGAGTTCGACGCCTTTCTCAGGGAAAAAGGTGACTTGAGGAATCCTGGAAGCCTCGCCGACATCATGGCGGCATCGCTCAGCGTTTTAGCCCTCGCGGGCCTGAAAATCAAAGTTGTGGACGGAAAAGCATGGGGAATCATGGGACAACCTTAA
- a CDS encoding family 4A encapsulin nanocompartment shell protein, whose amino-acid sequence MRGDLIRILSSVEEKANELKLEGFEPDVVLVGKEAYEFIKEQVNEEFGGEEEVFELSGLRVRILEELGGDAVVVDTKALGYAPATRRFKVVP is encoded by the coding sequence ATGAGGGGAGACCTGATAAGGATTCTGAGCTCTGTTGAAGAGAAGGCGAACGAGCTGAAGCTGGAGGGCTTTGAACCCGATGTCGTTCTCGTCGGGAAGGAAGCTTATGAGTTTATAAAAGAACAAGTAAACGAGGAGTTTGGCGGAGAGGAGGAAGTTTTTGAGCTCTCCGGCCTCAGGGTGAGAATCCTTGAGGAGCTCGGCGGAGATGCGGTCGTCGTTGACACCAAAGCCCTTGGATACGCCCCAGCCACGAGGCGCTTTAAGGTTGTCCCATGA